From the genome of Pseudoxanthomonas sp.:
CGCACCATGCCTCCAGCGACGATCACCTCGAAGCTCGGGTTGGCGCTCATCATCACCGCCACGTTGAGGTTGTTGGTAATCACGCGCAGGCCCTGGTGCTGCATCAGCGCGGCGGCCACGTCCTCGTTGGTCGTGCCCAGGTTGATGAACAACGACGCCTGATCGGGGATGTGCCTAGCCAGCTCGATGGCGATGCGGCGCTTCTGTTCGGCCAGCAGCGACTTGCGCGTGGTGTAGGCCACGTTCTCCACGCTGGACGGCAGGCTGACGCCGCCGTGATAACGCCGCAGCAGGCCGGCCTCGCACAGCAGCGCCAGGTCGCGGCGGATGGTCTGCTGGGTCACTTCGAATTGCGTGGCCAGGCCATCGACTTCCGCATAGCCCTGCTGGCGCACCAGCGCCACCAGCTGCTCCTGCCGGCGGTTGAGCACCGGGCCTTCCACTCGCGCTGACGGTTCTTGCGACATCCCTGCATGATCGCTGATGCGCCGTGCAATGCAAAACCACGGCGCTGGATCAGGCGGTCTGCCGCCACCACGCCTGGCCCGCCTGCGGTTGCTGCAGATCGAGCCGCTCACCGATCAGCGGCGTGACCAGCGGCACGCCGCGACTGGATGCCAGGGCACTGATGCGTTCGAACGGCTCGAACCACGGATGCATTGCCAGGTCGAAGGTGCCGTTGTGAATCGGCATCATCACCTTGCCGCGCACGTCCAGGTGCGCTTGCAGCGACTGCTCCGGCTGCATGTGCACGTGCGGCCATTGCGGATCGTAGGCACCGGTTTCCATGAAGGTCACATCGAACGGACCCAGCCGCTCGCCGATGGCCTTGAAGCCATCGAAGTAGCCGGTGTCGCCGCTGAAGAACACGCGCAGGTCGTCATCGATCACCGCCCATGAACACCACAGCGTGGCATTGGCGTCATGCAGGCCGCGACCGGAAAAATGCTGGGCCGGCGTGGCCACGAACCGCAGGCCATCGACCTGGGTGGACTGCCACCAGTCCAGCTGCTGCACCTTGTGCGCCGGCACGCCCCAGGCAATCAACGTATCGCCCACGCCCAGCGGGGTGAGGAAATGTTCGGTGGTCGCCGCCAGTGCCAGCACGGTGGCGCGGTCCAGATGGTCGTAGTGGTTGTGCGAGAGGATCACGCCCTTCAGCGGCGGCAGTTCCTCCAACGCGATCGGCGGCGCGTGGAAGCGCTTGGGCCCCATCCACTGGAACGGCGAGGCGCGCTCGGCAAACACCGGATCGGTGATCCAGAACGCCCCGCGCAGCTTCAGCAACACCGTCGAATGCCCCAACCGGAACAGGCTGCGGTCCGGCGCGGCCAGCAGCTGGGCGCGGGTCAGTGGAGCGACCTCGATGGGCGCAGCCGGCACCGTGGTACGTGGCCTGTGCAGCAGCATGTTCCAGATCAGCTTGAGCGACTTGGCCAGGCCGGTCGGCGGCGTCGGCACCTTGTTGCGGAAGCGGCCCGCGCGATGCTGGGGCGAGGCCGAGTAGTCGGTTTTGGCAGGGCTGCCGCGGAAGGCGCAGGTGGTCATCGGAAGGCATCCAGGCGGAAGAAGGATCGAACGGATTAATTACACTACACAGTGTAGTTCCTTATTTCAGAAAGTAAACCCGCCGGTGTAAAATCGATG
Proteins encoded in this window:
- a CDS encoding DeoR family transcriptional regulator; this encodes MSQEPSARVEGPVLNRRQEQLVALVRQQGYAEVDGLATQFEVTQQTIRRDLALLCEAGLLRRYHGGVSLPSSVENVAYTTRKSLLAEQKRRIAIELARHIPDQASLFINLGTTNEDVAAALMQHQGLRVITNNLNVAVMMSANPSFEVIVAGGMVRARDQGVTGQPTIDLVRQFTVDFGIIGISGIEPDGTLLDFDFQEVRVAQAIVEHSRQVFLAADASKLGRNALCRLGPVSLVDDWFTDRAPPKALAEVLTSAGTRVHVAA
- a CDS encoding MBL fold metallo-hydrolase, with the translated sequence MTTCAFRGSPAKTDYSASPQHRAGRFRNKVPTPPTGLAKSLKLIWNMLLHRPRTTVPAAPIEVAPLTRAQLLAAPDRSLFRLGHSTVLLKLRGAFWITDPVFAERASPFQWMGPKRFHAPPIALEELPPLKGVILSHNHYDHLDRATVLALAATTEHFLTPLGVGDTLIAWGVPAHKVQQLDWWQSTQVDGLRFVATPAQHFSGRGLHDANATLWCSWAVIDDDLRVFFSGDTGYFDGFKAIGERLGPFDVTFMETGAYDPQWPHVHMQPEQSLQAHLDVRGKVMMPIHNGTFDLAMHPWFEPFERISALASSRGVPLVTPLIGERLDLQQPQAGQAWWRQTA